One segment of Streptomyces sp. NA02950 DNA contains the following:
- the lon gene encoding endopeptidase La, with protein sequence MASLSTPLTLPVLPLDDEVVLPGMVVPLDLSDTEVRAAVEAAQAAARSSGSGGKPQLLLVPRVDGTYAGTGTLGTVEQVGRLSGGDPGALIRGVRRVRIGAGTTGPGAALWVEGTAVEEIVPDPLPGAVTELMKEYKALATSWLRKRGAWQVVDRVQQIDDVAQLADNSGYSPFLTTAQRVELLETADPVARLRLAVGLLGEHLAEQDVAESIAKDVQEGVDKQQREFLLRRQLEAVRRELAELNGDPEDESEDYRARVEAADLPEKVRTAALKEVDKLERSSDQSPEGSWIRTWLDTVLELPWNERTEDAYDIQGAKEVLDADHAGLEDVKERITEYLAVRKRRSDRGLGVVGGRRGGAVLALVGPPGVGKTSLGESVARAMGRTFVRVALGGVRDEAEIRGHRRTYVGALPGRIVRAIKEAGSMNPVVLLDEIDKVGSDFRGDPAAALLEVLDPAQNHTFRDHYLEVELDLSDVVFLATANVLEAIPEALLDRMELVRLDGYTEDEKVTIARDHLLPRQLERAGLEPGEVVVEDAALRKLAGEYTREAGVRNLERSVARLLRKVAAQHELGERKLPFTVGVEGLRPLVGRPHHTPESAQDPAERRTAVPGVATGLAVTGAGGDVLFVEASLADPETGGAGLTLTGQLGEVMKESAQIALSFLRSHGAELELPVGDLKERGVHLHVPAGAVPKDGPSAGITMTTALASLLSGRQVRPDVAMTGEVSLTGRVLPIGGVKQKLLAAHRAGVTTVVIPKRNEPDLDDVPAEVLAKLDVHPVSDVRQVLELALRPASSVTPEVPAAA encoded by the coding sequence ATGGCTTCGCTGTCCACACCGCTCACCCTGCCCGTGCTGCCTCTCGACGACGAGGTGGTGCTGCCCGGCATGGTGGTGCCGCTGGACCTGTCCGACACCGAAGTACGCGCCGCGGTGGAGGCCGCCCAGGCCGCCGCCCGCTCCAGCGGGAGCGGAGGGAAGCCGCAGCTGCTGCTGGTGCCGCGCGTCGACGGGACGTACGCGGGGACCGGCACCCTCGGCACCGTCGAGCAGGTGGGGCGGCTCTCCGGCGGCGACCCCGGCGCGCTCATCCGCGGGGTGCGGCGCGTCCGCATCGGCGCCGGGACCACCGGTCCCGGGGCGGCGCTGTGGGTGGAGGGGACCGCGGTCGAGGAGATCGTGCCCGACCCGCTGCCCGGTGCCGTCACCGAGCTGATGAAGGAGTACAAGGCGCTGGCCACCAGCTGGCTGCGCAAGCGCGGCGCCTGGCAGGTCGTGGACCGGGTGCAGCAGATCGACGATGTCGCGCAGCTCGCCGACAACTCGGGCTACTCGCCGTTCCTGACCACCGCCCAGCGGGTGGAACTCCTGGAGACCGCCGACCCGGTGGCCCGGCTGCGGCTGGCCGTCGGCCTGCTGGGCGAACACCTGGCCGAGCAGGACGTGGCCGAGTCGATCGCCAAGGACGTCCAGGAAGGTGTGGACAAGCAGCAGCGCGAATTCCTGCTGCGGCGCCAGCTGGAGGCCGTCCGCAGGGAGCTGGCCGAACTCAACGGTGATCCCGAGGACGAGTCCGAGGACTACCGGGCCCGGGTCGAGGCTGCCGATCTGCCGGAGAAGGTGCGCACCGCGGCGCTGAAGGAGGTCGACAAGCTGGAGCGGTCCTCCGACCAGAGCCCCGAGGGGAGCTGGATCCGCACCTGGCTGGACACCGTCCTGGAGCTGCCGTGGAACGAGCGCACCGAGGACGCGTACGACATCCAGGGCGCCAAGGAGGTGCTCGACGCCGACCACGCGGGCCTGGAGGACGTCAAGGAGCGGATCACCGAGTACCTGGCGGTGCGCAAGCGCCGCTCCGACCGGGGGCTGGGCGTGGTCGGCGGCCGCCGCGGCGGCGCGGTGCTGGCGCTGGTCGGCCCGCCCGGCGTCGGCAAGACCAGTCTGGGCGAGAGCGTCGCCCGTGCGATGGGGCGCACCTTCGTCCGGGTCGCGCTCGGCGGCGTCCGGGACGAGGCGGAGATCCGCGGTCACCGCCGCACCTATGTGGGCGCGCTGCCCGGCCGGATCGTCCGGGCGATCAAGGAGGCCGGTTCGATGAACCCGGTCGTGCTGCTGGACGAGATCGACAAGGTCGGCTCCGACTTCCGCGGCGACCCGGCCGCCGCCCTTCTGGAGGTCCTGGACCCGGCGCAGAACCACACCTTCCGGGATCACTACCTGGAGGTCGAGCTCGACCTGAGCGATGTGGTCTTCCTGGCGACCGCCAACGTCCTGGAGGCGATCCCGGAAGCGCTGCTGGACCGCATGGAGCTGGTACGGCTGGACGGCTACACCGAGGACGAGAAGGTCACCATCGCCCGCGACCACCTGCTGCCCCGGCAGCTGGAGCGCGCCGGTCTGGAGCCGGGCGAGGTCGTGGTGGAGGACGCGGCGCTGCGCAAGCTGGCGGGCGAGTACACCCGCGAGGCGGGCGTACGGAACCTGGAGCGGTCCGTGGCCCGGCTGCTGCGCAAGGTCGCGGCCCAACACGAACTGGGCGAGCGGAAGCTGCCGTTCACCGTCGGGGTGGAGGGCTTGCGGCCGCTGGTCGGACGGCCGCACCACACCCCCGAGTCCGCCCAGGACCCGGCCGAGCGGCGCACCGCGGTGCCGGGGGTCGCCACCGGGCTCGCGGTCACCGGCGCGGGCGGCGATGTGCTGTTCGTCGAGGCGTCGCTGGCCGATCCGGAGACGGGCGGCGCGGGGCTGACGCTGACCGGTCAGCTCGGCGAGGTGATGAAGGAGTCCGCCCAGATCGCGCTGTCCTTCCTGCGCTCCCACGGCGCGGAGCTGGAGCTGCCGGTGGGTGACCTCAAGGAGCGCGGCGTCCACCTCCACGTCCCGGCGGGCGCGGTGCCCAAGGACGGTCCGAGCGCGGGCATCACCATGACCACGGCGCTCGCCTCGCTGCTCTCCGGCCGCCAGGTGCGCCCGGACGTGGCGATGACGGGCGAGGTCTCGCTGACCGGGCGGGTGCTGCCCATCGGCGGCGTCAAGCAGAAGCTGCTGGCGGCGCACCGGGCCGGGGTGACCACCGTGGTCATCCCCAAGCGGAACGAACCCGATCTGGACGATGTCCCCGCCGAGGTGCTGGCGAAGCTGGACGTCCACCCGGTCTCCGACGTCCGGCAGGTCCTGGAGCTGGCGCTCCGGCCCGCCTCGTCGGTGACCCCGGAGGTTCCGGCGGCGGCGTGA
- a CDS encoding response regulator transcription factor, translating to MDQNLNGHNGAATTTPGAQRRVLVVEDDPTIVDAIAARLRAEGFQVQTAGDGPAAVDTAEAWQPDLLVLDVMLPGFDGLEVCRRVQARRPVPVLMLTARDDETDMLVGLGVGADDYMTKPFSMRELAARVHVLLRRVERAALAAHTPRSGILRLGELEIDHAQRRVRVRGSDVHLTPTEFDLLVCLANTPRAVLSREQLLAEVWDWADASGTRTVDSHIKALRRKIGAERIRTVHGVGYALETPAA from the coding sequence ATGGACCAGAATCTCAACGGCCACAACGGGGCCGCCACGACCACCCCCGGCGCACAGCGCCGGGTGCTCGTCGTCGAGGACGATCCGACCATCGTGGACGCGATCGCGGCCCGGCTGCGGGCCGAGGGCTTCCAGGTGCAGACGGCCGGGGACGGCCCGGCGGCCGTCGACACGGCCGAGGCGTGGCAGCCCGACCTGCTGGTACTCGATGTGATGCTGCCGGGCTTCGACGGGCTCGAGGTGTGCCGACGGGTGCAGGCCAGGCGGCCGGTGCCGGTGCTGATGCTCACCGCGCGCGATGACGAGACCGACATGCTGGTGGGGCTCGGGGTCGGCGCGGACGACTACATGACCAAGCCGTTCTCGATGCGCGAGCTGGCCGCCCGGGTGCATGTGCTGCTGCGGCGGGTGGAGCGGGCGGCGCTGGCCGCGCACACCCCGCGCAGCGGGATCCTGCGCCTGGGCGAGCTGGAGATCGACCACGCACAGCGCCGGGTGCGGGTCCGCGGCTCCGACGTCCATCTGACCCCGACCGAGTTCGACCTGCTGGTCTGCCTGGCCAACACCCCGCGCGCGGTGCTCTCCCGCGAGCAACTGCTGGCGGAGGTCTGGGACTGGGCGGACGCCTCGGGCACCCGGACCGTGGACAGCCACATCAAGGCACTGCGGCGGAAGATCGGCGCGGAACGGATCCGTACGGTGCACGGCGTCGGTTACGCCCTGGAGACCCCGGCCGCATGA
- a CDS encoding HAMP domain-containing sensor histidine kinase encodes MRTARGAPRFPPVRRALTALRARTAVRAARAARPPQPPGSPGHPARRRYARSRATWGRVWEALRPFDPYRSVKAALGALVIGSVIITTLLVFAAMHSDTELRVITIFSIIASLLITQFVAHGLTAPLDEMTAVTRAMAHGDYTRRVGAAQRRDEFGDLANAFNRMAADLEAVDTHRKELVANVSHELRTPIAALRAVLENVVDGVSDADPETMRVALRQTQRLGRLVEQLLDLSRLDNGVVPLHARRFEVWPYLAQILKEASMAKGADAGSGSHTRKDVHLHLDVSPPELTAHADAERLHQVVANLIDNAMKHSPAHGRVTVRARRGEGAESLELEVQDEGPGIPEAERYRVFERFNRGGLSPGGPGPALRRPSGQGSDGGTGLGLAIARWAVDLHGGRIRVAESPRGCRIKVTIPGSPREHVT; translated from the coding sequence ATGAGGACGGCCCGCGGGGCGCCCAGGTTCCCTCCCGTCCGCAGGGCCCTCACAGCGCTGCGGGCACGCACCGCGGTCAGGGCCGCCCGGGCCGCCAGGCCGCCGCAGCCGCCCGGCTCCCCCGGGCACCCCGCGCGGCGCCGCTATGCCCGGAGCCGGGCCACCTGGGGCCGGGTGTGGGAGGCGCTGCGGCCGTTCGACCCGTACCGCTCGGTCAAGGCCGCGCTCGGCGCGCTGGTCATCGGGTCGGTGATCATCACCACGCTGCTGGTGTTCGCCGCGATGCACTCGGACACCGAGCTGCGGGTGATCACCATCTTCTCGATCATCGCCTCGCTGCTGATCACCCAGTTCGTGGCCCACGGCCTCACCGCTCCGCTGGACGAGATGACCGCGGTCACCCGGGCGATGGCGCACGGTGACTACACCCGGCGGGTGGGGGCGGCACAGCGCCGGGACGAGTTCGGCGACCTGGCGAACGCCTTCAACCGGATGGCGGCCGACCTCGAGGCGGTGGACACCCACCGCAAGGAACTGGTGGCCAATGTCTCGCATGAGCTGCGCACCCCGATCGCGGCGCTGCGGGCGGTGCTGGAGAACGTGGTGGACGGGGTCTCCGACGCCGATCCGGAGACGATGCGGGTCGCCCTGCGCCAGACCCAGCGGCTGGGCCGGCTGGTCGAGCAGCTGCTCGATCTGTCGCGGCTGGACAACGGGGTGGTGCCGCTCCACGCACGGCGCTTCGAGGTCTGGCCGTATCTGGCCCAGATCCTCAAGGAGGCGAGCATGGCCAAGGGCGCGGACGCCGGGTCGGGCTCGCACACCCGCAAGGACGTCCATCTCCACCTGGACGTCTCCCCGCCCGAGCTGACCGCGCACGCGGACGCCGAGCGGCTCCACCAGGTGGTGGCGAATCTCATCGACAACGCCATGAAGCACAGTCCGGCGCACGGCCGGGTCACGGTGCGGGCCCGGCGCGGCGAGGGGGCGGAGAGCCTGGAGCTGGAGGTGCAGGACGAGGGTCCCGGCATCCCGGAGGCGGAGCGGTACCGCGTCTTCGAGCGTTTCAACCGTGGCGGTCTCTCCCCGGGCGGCCCGGGGCCCGCGCTCCGCCGCCCGTCGGGGCAGGGCAGCGACGGGGGCACCGGGCTGGGGCTGGCCATCGCACGCTGGGCGGTCGACCTGCACGGGGGTCGGATACGGGTCGCGGAGTCCCCCCGGGGCTGCCGCATCAAGGTCACGATTCCGGGCAGCCCACGAGAACATGTGACGTAA
- a CDS encoding rhomboid-like protein: MAVVRADGAGPGADRAGQAARPGAAASGGDLSAIATAATAPRDPAVAGWCWSVPGVCAAPLFPARLPAPSDAAVAVGAATPRIPGRTRRAGEPWRRLARWVPTPASAPFTLAYALVLLGTGLFAHLGDPRTVHELLAGSSTDVSHLAQRPLLTLLASAVWMVGGLVSPYLPALLLVLTALERRIGGLRTAGVFLLGHVLATLLTELPVAASVALGHLPHSSLRRLDYGVSYGLIACAGALAVLLRPRPRWALVGAIAVMLAASSLIGIADPLTDWGHALALLTGLVCWPYVRHTARRRAAVAPSGTAAVDASNG, encoded by the coding sequence GTGGCAGTCGTACGGGCGGACGGTGCCGGGCCCGGTGCGGACCGCGCGGGCCAGGCCGCGCGTCCGGGCGCGGCCGCCAGTGGTGGAGACCTCTCCGCCATCGCCACCGCCGCCACCGCTCCGCGTGATCCCGCCGTCGCCGGATGGTGCTGGTCGGTGCCCGGGGTCTGTGCGGCACCGCTCTTCCCGGCCCGCCTCCCGGCCCCGTCGGACGCCGCCGTCGCCGTGGGGGCGGCGACACCGCGGATCCCGGGGCGGACCCGGCGGGCGGGGGAACCGTGGCGGCGGCTCGCACGGTGGGTGCCCACGCCCGCCTCCGCGCCGTTCACCCTCGCTTACGCCCTCGTCCTTCTCGGCACCGGCCTCTTCGCGCACCTCGGCGATCCGCGCACCGTCCACGAGCTGCTCGCGGGCTCCAGCACCGATGTGTCCCATCTTGCCCAGCGTCCGCTGCTCACCCTGCTGGCCAGCGCGGTGTGGATGGTCGGCGGCCTCGTCTCGCCGTATCTGCCCGCGCTGCTGCTGGTGCTCACGGCGCTGGAGCGGCGGATCGGCGGACTGCGGACGGCCGGGGTGTTCCTGCTGGGGCATGTGCTGGCGACGCTGCTCACCGAACTCCCGGTGGCCGCCTCCGTCGCGCTCGGCCATCTTCCGCACAGCTCGCTGCGGCGGCTGGACTACGGCGTGAGCTACGGGCTGATCGCCTGCGCCGGGGCGCTCGCCGTGCTGCTGCGGCCCCGGCCGCGCTGGGCGCTGGTCGGCGCGATCGCGGTGATGCTGGCCGCGTCGAGCCTGATCGGCATCGCCGATCCGCTCACCGACTGGGGCCATGCCCTCGCCCTGCTGACCGGGCTGGTCTGCTGGCCGTACGTCCGCCACACCGCCCGGCGGCGCGCCGCCGTGGCCCCTTCGGGCACCGCCGCCGTCGACGCGTCGAACGGCTGA
- a CDS encoding spermidine synthase codes for MHPPYDTAADRQPVTLDRRDGPYGEVALRRRGAADDADAVFEIIANGCFLMDTSDGRSERLLVRAALDALPADRPAPALLIGGLGVGFSLAEAADEPRWGRIAVVEREEAVVDWHRDGPLAAVTARALADPRTAVVHADLVAHLREPDGPRHDALCLDIDNGPDWTVTEDNTGLYSPAGLAACAARLTPGGVLAVWSAQPSPAFEGSLRNAGFTRVRTEEIAVARGVPDVVHIGIRGA; via the coding sequence ATGCACCCCCCGTACGACACCGCAGCCGACCGGCAGCCGGTCACCCTCGACCGCCGCGACGGCCCGTACGGCGAGGTGGCGCTGCGGCGGCGCGGGGCGGCGGACGACGCGGACGCCGTCTTCGAGATCATCGCCAACGGCTGCTTCCTCATGGACACCTCCGACGGCCGCTCCGAGCGGCTGCTCGTGCGGGCCGCGCTCGACGCCCTGCCCGCCGACCGACCCGCTCCCGCCCTGCTCATCGGCGGGCTCGGCGTCGGCTTCTCGCTCGCCGAGGCGGCCGACGAGCCGCGCTGGGGCCGGATCGCGGTCGTGGAGCGGGAGGAGGCGGTCGTCGACTGGCACCGCGACGGCCCGCTGGCGGCGGTCACCGCGCGGGCACTGGCCGATCCGCGCACCGCGGTCGTCCACGCCGATCTGGTCGCCCACCTCCGTGAGCCGGACGGCCCGCGCCACGACGCGCTGTGCCTGGACATCGACAACGGACCGGACTGGACCGTCACCGAGGACAACACCGGCCTCTACTCCCCCGCCGGACTGGCCGCCTGCGCGGCCCGCCTCACCCCCGGCGGGGTGCTCGCGGTGTGGTCGGCACAGCCGTCGCCCGCGTTCGAGGGATCTCTCCGCAATGCCGGATTCACAAGGGTGCGTACGGAAGAGATCGCTGTTGCCCGAGGAGTACCCGACGTGGTGCACATCGGGATTCGGGGCGCGTAG